The following proteins are co-located in the Triticum aestivum cultivar Chinese Spring chromosome 1A, IWGSC CS RefSeq v2.1, whole genome shotgun sequence genome:
- the LOC123070856 gene encoding transcription termination factor MTERF15, mitochondrial, translating to MLRLHKCILTQLLPRTSASTSPLHRLISAAAPAASPGPSFAVEDYLVATCGLTRAQALKASTKLSHLKSPANPDAVRSFLAGLGLSTAHVAALVAKDPKFLCASVERTLAPVAVGLAGLGLSRPGVARLVSLAGEFFRGRSVASRLAYFLFLFGSYEDLLRVLKHSPNLLGCDLDRVIKPNVAFLRECGLGACDIVRLCNRVPWLLGNNPERVRAIVACAEGLGVPRGSGMFGQALQAVAFLTQEKITAKVEHLKKMFRWSDAEVGIAVSKAPAVLLKAKESLQRRSEFLISEVGLEPAYIAFRPAMLMYSLEGRIRPRYYVVKFLKENGLLNHDRDYYNTIVISEKVFMDKFICPHKKSAPHLAEDYAAACRGEVSVRFISA from the coding sequence ATGCTCCGCCTCCACAAGTGCATcctcacccagctgctccctcgTACCTCTGCCTCCACCTCCCCACTCCACCGTCtcatctccgccgccgcgcccgccgcatCCCCAGGCCCCAGCTTCGCCGTGGAGGACTACCTCGTCGCCACCTGCGGCCTCACCCGAGCGCAGGCGCTCAAGGCCTCCACGAAGCTCTCCCACCTCAAGTCGCCAGCCAATCCCGACGCCGTCCGCTCCTTCCTCGCCGGTCTCGGCCTCTCCACCGCCCACGTCGCAGCGCTCGTCGCCAAGGACCCCAAGTTCCTCTGCGCAAGCGTGGAGAGGACCCTGGCTCCCGTCGCCGTCGGGctcgccggcctcggcctctcGCGTCCCGGAGTCGCGCGGCTCGTCTCGCTCGCCGGCGAGTTCTTCCGCGGCAGATCCGTCGCCTCGAGGCTGGCctacttcctcttcctcttcggctCCTACGAGGACCTCCTCCGGGTGCTCAAGCACAGCCCCAATCTCCTCGGATGCGACCTCGACCGGGTCATCAAGCCCAACGTCGCCTTCCTGCGGGAGTGCGGGCTAGGTGCTTGCGATATTGTCAGGCTGTGCAACCGTGTGCCATGGCTGCTCGGCAATAACCCGGAGCGCGTCCGGGCGATAGTGGCGTGCGCCGAAGGGCTCGGTGTGCCCCGTGGATCGGGGATGTTCGGGCAAGCGCTGCAAGCTGTCGCATTCCTCACCCAGGAGAAAATCACCGCCAAGGTCGAGCACTTGAAGAAGATGTTCCGGTGGTCGGATGCCGAGGTGGGCATTGCTGTTTCTAAGGCTCCGGCGGTGCTGCTGAAGGCCAAAGAATCGCTGCAGCGCAGGTCCGAGTTCCTCATCTCCGAGGTGGGGTTGGAACCTGCATACATTGCTTTTCGTCCAGCAATGCTCATGTACAGCTTGGAGGGCAGGATCAGACCCCGGTACTACGTTGTAAAGTTTCTCAAGGAAAATGGATTGCTAAATCATGACCGGGACTACTATAATACAATCGTGATCAGCGAGAAGGTATTTATGGACAAGTTCATATGCCCTCACAAGAAATCTGCACCGCACCTTGCTGAAGACTATGCAGCAGCTTGCAGAGGGGAAGTGTCCGTGAGATTCATATCTGCATGA